A segment of the Candidatus Sumerlaea chitinivorans genome:
GAGTGTTTGATATGGGCATTAACCGAAGTATCCTCGTTGTCGAAGACGAACCCGCAATCAGTCAGCTTGTGGCCTTCCACCTTGAGGAGCACGGCTACGAGCCCATCGTAGTGGCGGAAGGGCTCCGGGCTTTAGCGCTACTCGAGAAATCGCTTCCAGCGCTCATGATTTTGGACCTCATGCTCCCCGATATTGATGGGATAGAGATTTTGCGCCGAGTGCGATCGGATCCGAAGAAAGCGAAGCTCCCCGTCATCATCCTCACGGCAAAGGGTGATGAGCCTGATCGAGTACGAGGATTAGAAATTGGGGCGGATGACTACGTGCCGAAGCCGTTTTCTCCGCGCGAACTTATGTTGAGACTGGAGAAGATACTCTCGGTGCGTGAGGGGGTCGAAAAATCAAAATTACCGGAGCGGTTTGGCTGCTTAGAGGTTGATGAGGATCGGTTCCGCGTCACCGTGGAAGGAAAAACCATCGAGATCTCGGCCACTGAAATGCGTTTGCTCACAGAGCTGCTGCGAAATCGTGGCAAGGTGTTGAGCCGGCAAATCCTCCTTCAAAATGCGTGGGGGTTCATGCCGAACGTCACTCCACGCACAATCGATACCCACATCAAACGACTGCGGCAAAAACTGGGCGCGGCGGCGGCTTACATTGAGACTATACGTGGTGTGGGATATCGCTGGGTAGAGACGCCCCCTGAGGAGAGCGCCGAGTCCCAAGCTGGCAAAGCTCAACGCACAGTGCGCCGAGGAGGGAAACAGTGAAGCGCATTCCCCCGATTTTGCTCGCTGTGCTGGACGCTCTCCCGGAAAGCGTTTGTTTGTATTGCCCCAAGTCCAAACAATTGAAACCCAATCGGCGCTGGCGGGAGACGGTGGGGGACGTGAGCGAGCTGGAAGATCTCAGCCGGGTGGGGCTGACTCCCGATTTGGTTCGCGAGAGCTGCAAAAAGGCGATTGACAAAAAGGGGGAAACGGTTGCGCTTGCTCTCGATAAAGAAGGCACGCGACGCCTCGAAATCACACCCGTGGAGGGCGAAAAACAGCTGT
Coding sequences within it:
- a CDS encoding Phosphate regulon transcriptional regulatory protein PhoB (SphR), translating into MGINRSILVVEDEPAISQLVAFHLEEHGYEPIVVAEGLRALALLEKSLPALMILDLMLPDIDGIEILRRVRSDPKKAKLPVIILTAKGDEPDRVRGLEIGADDYVPKPFSPRELMLRLEKILSVREGVEKSKLPERFGCLEVDEDRFRVTVEGKTIEISATEMRLLTELLRNRGKVLSRQILLQNAWGFMPNVTPRTIDTHIKRLRQKLGAAAAYIETIRGVGYRWVETPPEESAESQAGKAQRTVRRGGKQ